Genomic segment of Pseudothermotoga hypogea DSM 11164 = NBRC 106472:
ATTTCTCGTGCTGACATTGACACTGACGTGCATCGCTTTCTCCACCGCAAGGATCAAAGACATCGCGAACTTCAGAGGCGTGAGAGACAACCAGCTGTTCGGCATAGGCATCGTGGTGGGACTGAACGGCACGGGTGATTCGGGTAAGATAAGTTCTACCGTACTCAGCAACATAGCGAAAACACTCGGTGTGACCATGAATCCAGAGGACATCAAAACGAGGAACAGTGCGATGGTGATGGTCATCGCTGACATTCCTGCGTTTTTCAAAGAGGGCATGAGGCTGGATGTCGTGGTGGCATCCATAGGGGACGCGAAGTCGTTGGAGGGTGGCATTCTGCTACAAACACCACTGTTCGGTGCGGATGGAAACGTCTACGCAGTGGCCCAAGGAAGCGTCAGCGTGGGTGGAGCGGAAGTCAAGGTCTCGGCGAATTTGCAATCGAAGTACAAGGTCGTGGGGTTCATTCCATCTGGCGCCATCGTGGAACGTGAGATACCCTTCGAGTTCGCTCAGTCCAACTCGGTGACCTTGCATCTGAAACGACCCGACTTCACGACCGCCGCGAGGGTGGCACAGGCGATAAACACCACTTTTGAAAGGAGAATAGCGAAGGCGATCGATGCTTCGACGATAAAGATAGACGTACCTTCTGCGTTCGAAGACGATGTGATATCCTTCCTCGCACTCGTAGAGGAAATCGAAGTCTCAGTGGACATGCCCGCACGAGTGGTTGTGAACGAAAAGACGGGCACGGTGGTGTTCGGCGGAAACATAAAGATCCTCGACTTCACTCTCTCTTACGGGGTTTTCAACGTCACGATCAAAAATGGCAAACTTCCGGAACAGGAAACGGAAGCCACGGTGGGTGCGCTCGTTTCCGCGCTCAAGAGTCTCGGTGCCACACCACAGGACATCATAGCGATACTCGAGTCCATGCACAAAGCTGGTGTGTTGCTTGCCGAGCTGGTGGTGATGTGAATGGTGCAGACAATTTCTACGATCAACAGAGGTTCTGATAAACTCTGGAACGCCTGTGCGGACTTCACCGCGACGATCTTTTACGATGTTCTCAAGAAGATGTACGAGTCCATACCCAAGTCGAACTTGTTCAGAAGAACGCTCGCAGAAAGCTGGTTCATGAACATGACCCTGTACGAATATTCGAGGCAGGCGGCGAGGCACGAACTCTCTTCCCTGACGAACATGATCTACGAAGCTTTGGCGAAGAAGGCTTACGGTAAGACTTCAACTTAAGATGCGCTTTGCGGTCTCTGCGAGTTCGAACTCCAGCAGTTTAGAAACCAACTCGTCCAGATCGCCGTCCAATATTTCCTTGAGCCTGTAACTTGTGTAATCGATCCTATGGTCGGTCACGCGGTTTTGCGGAAAGTTGTAGGTCCGGATCTTTTCGCTTCTCTCGGCTGTCTTTATCTGGCTTTTCCTTTGCTGGGAGATCTTTTGCATGAGCTCTTCCTGTTTCAGCTGAAAGAGTTTGGCCCTGAGTATGGCGAGAGCCTTCTCTCTGTTTTGATGCTGCGATCTTTCGCTTTGACAGCTCACGGTGATACCCGTTGGAAGGTGCGTTATCCTCACGGCAGATTCAGTTTTGTTCACGTACTGTCCCCCATGACCTGAAGCCTTGAAGGTGTCTATCTCCAGATCTTTCGGGTCTATCTGGACTTCCACGGTCGTGACCTCGGGCAGTATCGCGACGGTGGCGGTGGAGGTGTGTATCCTACCGGAAGATTCCGTGATCGGGATCCTCTGGACCCTGTGTACCCCACTTTCCCATTTCAGATGTTTATAAACAGATTTCCCTCTGACGAACAACACGACTTCTTTGAACCCGCCAAGACCGGTGTCGTGAAAGTCTGCGAGCTCCACTTCCCAGCCCTTGCGCTCCGCATAGCGGCTGTACATTCTGTACAGATCTGCGGCGAAGAGTGCGGCTTCTTCTCCCCCTGTGCCTGCCCTTATTTCCATGATGATACTGTCGTAGTCGTCGCTCGGAAGCAGGAGCGAAATCAACTGCGAGAGCTTCTGCTCGTGTTCCTGTTTCGTCTCAGCGAGCTCTTTCTCGGCAGAAGGATCCTCCGCAATGACCTGTTGCCAGAACTCGATATCTCTTTCGAGCTCTTCAAGCCCTTCGTGAAGCTGAACGATCTCTTCAAGTTTTGAATATTCTATGGACAATCTCTTCATCTCTTCGACGTCGATATCGGCTCTTGCGAGCTCGATCTGCAATTCTTGAAGTCTTTCCTTCGCCTTCTCAACAAGAGATTTGACCAACTCTTTCATCCTATCTTTCTCCTCATTTCCTCTGGATTGCGACAGTACTCGTAAAGCTGGTTTTTGTCTATCAAACCTGAAAAGTAAGCCTTCAGCAGGGCATCGTCGAAGAGGATCATACCCTGCTTGGCACTCGCCTGCATGATCGATTCTATCTGGTGCAGCTTGTTCTCCCTTATCAAGTTCTTCACCGCCGTTGTTCCCACAAGTATCTCCAACACTGGCACGACACCTCTACCCGAAGCGTGCCTCAGCAATCTTTGATACACGATCGCGATGAGGGTGTTCGCCACCTGAAGCGCAATTTGTTTCTGCTGATGTGCCGGAAACACATCTATGATCCTTTCCGGGGCGCTCGCGGCGCTGTTGGTGTGTATCGTGCTCAAAACCAGATGTCCTGTCTCTGCAGCGGTGAGTGCCAGCGCCATAGTTTCCAGATCTCTCATTTCGCCGACGAGTATGACGTCTGGATCTTGCCTCAACGCATACTTGAGACCATCGTAGAAACTGTTCGTGTCCTGACCGAGTTCTCTTTGGTGGATGATCGATCTCTTGTTGGTGAAAACGTACTCGATGGGATCTTCGATGGTGATGATGTGGTACGGAAAGTTCTCGTTGATGTAGTCTATCATTGCCGCCAGAGTCGTGGACTTACCGCTGCCGGTGGGCCCAGCGACGAGAATCAGACCAGAATCTCTGTTGGCAAAGTCTTTGAGTATCTCAGGTAAACCCAACTCACTGAAGGTCCTTATCCTGCTGGTGATCAGCCTCAGTGCGAGGGCGGGGTTTTTTCTCTCGTGGTAAAGATTTCCTCTGACCCTAATTTTGTCTCCCACGGAAAAGGCGAAATCTACCTCTTTCTTGTCTTCGCTTCTTGTGATGTTCAACTGCTCGAAAATCTTCTGAACCGCGTCGAGCAGATCCTTTGCACTGACGGGTGCGTACTGCTTTTGAACCACGAGCACCCCGTCGATCCTGTAGATCGGAGGAACTCCAACCGACAAATGAACATCGGAAGCGCCCTTCGCGAAGGCCTCGGACACCAGGGAGTGAATATCGATCATTTTCGCTCACCCTCGAGCACCGAAACGCACCTTGGACATATTCCGGGGAAACGGCCGTCCGAATTGGTCAACGGATGGTATTTCCAGCACCTCTCACACTTCTGCCCTTCAGCTTTGCTCACCAAAACTTGTATCCTTTCTTCTCCCTTTTCCAGTTCGACCTGAGACACTATGAAGATCTCTTCGAGCACGTCTCTGTATTTCTGCAACAATGAAAAGAGTTTCTCATCACCGATTTTCAGTGTGAGCTTCGCATCCAAAGAATGACCTATCAGGTCGGCTTGCCTTGCGTCCTCGAGAGACTTCAGCGCGATGTCTCTGACTTCGAACAGTTTTTCGAAATCCTGCATGAGTCTCTCATCGATCCAGTCTTTCCTGTACTCCGGCCAGCTTTCCGCGTGTATCGTTTCGAATCTTCTATCTTCCGAACACAGATGAGAGTAAGCCTCCTCGCATGTGAAGGTGATTATCGGTGAAAGCATGATCAAGAGGGATCTGAGAATCTCTCTGAGCACCGTCTGAGCAGATCTTCTCTTGAGAGAGTTCTTCCCTTCAACGTAGAGTCGATCCTTCACGATGTCCAAATACACCGCGCTCAGTTCGACTGAGCAGTACTTCACCAAGATGTTGTACACTTTCGATATCTCGTAGCTCTCATAAGCTTCCGTGACAGTCTTGATTATCTGTTGCAACCTTCCGAGTGCCCACTTATCTACCGGCAGGAGCTTTTCGTAAGGCACGACATCTTTCGGTGTGAAGTCGTAAAGGTTGCCCAGAAGGTATCTGATCGTGTTTCGAATCTTTTTGTAAACCTCCACTTGCTGCTTGAGTATGTTGTAGCTTATGCGTATGTCGTTGAAGTAATCGCTGCTCGCGAGCCAGAGCCTTAGAACGTCTGCGCCGTACTTCGAACACACTTCCAGCGGATCGACCACGTTCCCCAAGGACTTGCTCATCTTCTTTCCTTCTTCGTCCTTGATGAACCCGTGGGTCAGAACCGTTCTGTACGGTGGCTGACCATGTTTGACGACGGACAGCACCAGAGACGAGTTGAACCAACCTCTGTGCTGATCGCTCCCTTCCAGATACATGTCTGCAGGGAAAGTGAGCTCGGGCCTCGCGTTGAGCACAGCCTCGAACGATGCTCCAGAGTCTATCCACACATCGAGAGTGTCGTACGTCTTTTCCAAATCATTCGAGCCACAGTTCTTGCAAGCGTAGCCATCCGGCAAAAGTTCCTTTTCACTCGTCTCAAACCAAGCGTTGGTACCTTTCTGCCTGACAATACTTGCAAAGTGCTCGATGAGTTGTGGATCCAGATTCACATGTCCACAGGACTTACACCTGAACGCGGGGATCGGAATGCCCCACACTCTCTGTCTGGAAATACACCAGTCCGGCCTTTCTTCGATCATCGCAGCTATCCTGTTCTTACCCCAATCGGGGATCCACTCGACCATGTCGATCTGTTCCAAAAGCTTCTTTCTCAAATCGTTCTTGTCGATGGAAATGAACCACTGCTCGGTCGCCCTGAATATGACGGGATTCTTGCATCTCCAGCAGTGAGGATAAGAGTGCGTTATCGTCGAAGCGTGCAGTAGCACACCCAAGCTTTTCAGATCTTCCATGATGATCTTGTTTGCGTCGAACACGTTCAAGCCTTCGTACTTACCAGCCTCACCTGTGAAACGCCCTTTTTCATCAACGGGTGAAAGCACATCGAGCTTGTATATCTTGTATCCGTACTCGTAGTCCTCTTCACCGTGACCGGGAGCCACATGGACGCAACCGGTCCCAGTCTCCATGTCAACGAAGTCGGCGAGTATGATCCTTGAATCTCTCTGAGACAGCGGGCTGATCGCGATTCTGCCTTCCAGCAAGCGTCCACTGAACTTTTCAAGGACCGAATAGTGCTTTAAACCGATCTCACTTGCGAACTGCTCGAGCAATCTCTCCGCGATGATCCAGATCTCAGAATCAACGTTCAACCTCACGTAGGTCTCCTCAGGATGCACAGCGATGCCCGTGTTGGCTGGCAAGGTCCACGGTGTGGTTGTCCATATCACGATGTACTCGTCACTGTCCTTCATCTTGAATTTAACGTAGATGGATGGAGAAACATGATCACGATACTCTATTTCCGCCTGAGCGAGTGCAGTACCACAAGTGAAACACCACAAAACAGGCTTCTTCTCCCTGTACACATAACCATCTTCGACGAATTTCTTCAAAACAGTGTAGACCCTGTACTCGTACTCAGGTTCAAGCGTGGCATAATAGTTCTCCCAATCGCCTATCACGCCGAGTCTCTGAAACTGACGTTTCTGAATCTCTATCTGCTCTTTGGCGAACTTCTCACATTCTCGCCTGATCTCCTGTGGCGTCATCTTCTCTACTTTTTCCTTGAGCATGCTCGTCACGCGATGCTCGATGGGCAAACCGTGCGTGTCCCAACCCGGCACATACGGAACCTTGAATCCTCTCAATGTCTTGTACCTCATCACCATGTCCTTCAGAATCTTGTTCATCGCCGTGCCTATGTGTATCGCGCCGTTCGCGTACGGAGGACCATCGTGCAAAACGAACGCAGGACGATTCTCCCTTGTTTTCAGGATGTATCTGTGAATGTCGATCCTCTTCCAACGTTCGAGGATCTGCGGCTCTTTCTCAACCAAATTCGCCCGCATCGGAAACGCGGTGTTCGGTAAGTTCAGAGTCTCTCTGTAATCCAAAACCGACACCTCCTTACAGATTCAAAAGCTCCTCGATCGTTCGCTTCAGTTCCGTCAGATCGGCCGACTTGACAACGTAAGCATCGGCCGCCCAAGAGGAAAGATCGTACTTGTAGTGCGAATAAGCCGTCAGCAAAACGATCTTCAACCCGGGTTGCTGCTTTCTCAACTCGCCGGCGACTTCTATGCCGTTCTTTCCAGGCATCTCGATGTCCAGAACCACCAGATCGAACGGCTTTTCGTTACACTTCTGGAGGCACTCCTCTGCGTTCATCGCAGTTTCCACTTCGTATCCCTCATCTGTGAGTTCCTCGCTCAGGAGAAACCTTATGTTCTCTTCGTCATCCACCACGAGTATCTTAGCCTTGGACATTTTCCTTTCCTCCCTTCACGGGAATTTCGAAGAAGAACTCCATGCCGTTGTTCTTCGGCTCGGCCCAGATTCTACCACCGTGTTCGTCCTCGACGATCTTCTTGCATATGGGTAGTCCCAAGCCCGTACCCTGCGTCTTGGTCGTATAGAACGGGGTGAAGATCTTCCTCAACTCTTTATCGGAAAGAGGCTCGCCCATGTTGAAGACCGACACAACCACTCTGTCGGCCTCCTGGAAAGATCTGACCACGATCTTACCATTGGGAGGCGAGGCCTCTATGGCGTTCTGAACGAGGTTTATGAGAACTCTCTTCAGCTTCGCCCTGTCCGCAACGACCTCTGCTGCGCTGGAAAGCTTTGTCTCTATTATAACATTCGCTTTCTTTGCTTTCTCCTGCATGATATAAACGACCTCTTCTATCAGCTCGTTCATGTCAAACCTGGTGAACTCAAGAATGGACTTCGGTTTGCTGAACTCCAATATTTCTGTCACGATCCTTTCGAGGTTCTCAACTTCTTTCGATATGACGTCCAGATACTTTTCGACCGTCTGAGTGTTGGACAGATTCCTCCTCGCCCGGTTGATGAACCCTCCTATCACCGTGATGGGATTCCTGAGTTCGTGTGCCACACGTGCCGCAACTTCCCCCAGCAACATGAGTTTCTCTCTTTCCTTCTGTTCCTGCTCCATCCTGACCTTCTGCGTGACGTCTTCGAGCGTGACGATCACACCGGTGATGGTTTCGTTCATCGGGTCCCAGAGTGGCGAGTACTTGACGTTGAGAAAGATTTCCCCCTGTGGTCCTTCTATGCGGTATTCGGACAGCTCGACAGCCTCACGTCTCTCCTGCACCGTCATGGCAACCCCAAGGAGATCCTGAAACACCGCTCCGAGTTCGAAATAATGTTCTCCGGCGATTCTTTCCTGTGGCAATCCAACGATGTTGGAGAACATTCTGTTGCACTGAAGGATGCGCCCGTTTTTGTCGATGACAGCGATACCAGTTGACAGGTTCTGCAGAATGTTTTCCGTGAATCTGTGAAGGTAATCTATCACGTTCTTCTGTTTCTCTAAGCTGTCGGTCTTTTTCCTCAGCTCTTCGTAGTTCATCACGTTTTCTATGGCGAGTCCCGCGCTGTCAACGACTATTCGAAGAACCTCAATGTCTACCTCGCTGATGGGCTTCTTCGTGAACTTGTTGTCCAGCACGACGACGCCTATCGTATCCCACCGACCAACGAGGGGTAATACGAGAAACTCGTCCACACCCAGCAGATTCACAAGATCCCGAACTGAAGGTTCAAAACTTTCCAGCAGCGATGGTGTGACATGGATTATCCTTCTTCTCAACACGACTCTCTCGAGGATCGGATGATCCTTGTAATGGAACATCCTTCCGTCTATGCGAGCGGTGAGGCCTCCCTTCGCATCGAGTATCATTGCCTCCTCGCGCAGATACTGTGAGAAGTCACCGTAAATCATGGCACGCTTTTCGGCTTCTTTCCAGATTTCCTCGATATTTTCCCCATCTTCCGGCCCCAACCACATCTTGCCGACGAGTGTGTCAGTCTTCCTATCCCGGATCAACAGAAGTGCTCGGTTGAATGCGAAACCTCGACCCGACGTGAGTCCGAGCAGCAGGATTTTGTACACGTTCACGAGATCGTAGCTCGCCCTCATCGCGTTGCTGAGGCTGTGCACCAGGTCCATTTTCTTGAGATACTCCTGCTGTTGCTGGATCAATCTCTCGTACTCTTTCGTGCTCAAAGTCAAACGTTCTATCTGTTCTTTGAGACTCTGCTGGTACTCGACACGCGTGTGCGCGAGGCTGTACCTCTTCACCATGTCGTTGAGCGTCGCCAGATCGAGTTCATCGAAACTGTACCTGCTGCGATAACCAGTAGGAGCGATCTTGTTCACGGCGATGATTATGCCCAAGATGGTATCACCGAGTCTCGCGGCGCACGCGATCGCCGACTTCACCTTGATGCCAAGAAAATCGAGCTGGGTCTTCGTCAGCACGATGCCACGCTCAGACTTTTCCACCTTCGTCACGAAGCTGTGGTTAGCGGGCAATCTTTCGTAGATCAGTTGATTTTTGTCCACACCCTCGGCGTCCTTGAAGATATAACCTTCTTTGTCCTTCACCAAGTACAGTACGGCTTCCGCGTTCAGCGCCTTCTTCATCACAGACAGCGTGCCTTTCAACAGCGAGTCTGGATCGCCACAACTGTGAAACACGTCGGTCAGTTCACTGAGCAGCTCGTATTTTTCCATCGTTTCTCGCATCGAAACGATCTTCTCGGCAACCCACAACGTTTTCGACAGTTCTTTCAGCAACTCCTGCAAAGCTTCTGTCTTCTTCACTTTTTTCAATACGACCGCTCCTATGACGTTCGCATCGTGCTCGAGGAGAAAGCAACTTTCCAACTTCTCAAGCTCATCTCTGCCGAACTTCTCCTGACCAACCCTTTCTTGTCCGTGAGTTGAACCCACCAACCTGAACTGCGATTTGTAGTCCTCGAAGAGGAACACATCGCACGCTTCTGCTTGCACCTCTTCACAGAGCAGATGCGCCAGTTTGTCCATCGCGTGACTTTGGTACCCCGATTCAAGAAACTCCATGATCAGATCGAAAAACCTCAAAGTCCCAACCTCCTGAACAAAGTCTCAGCGTGCTCGACGTGTGAGCCTGCCCAGTACACTCTGCCACACACAGGACACGAATAGAACTCGTTCTGTGTCTGTTGAACGTACAGCGGCACCTTCGCCTTTATTTCTTCCTCGCTCGCCCTGACGAGTTCAGCATTGCACAAACTGCACCTGCTCATGCGTTTCGAATTCTTCAGATCTATCTTCTTCGAGAGTTCCACCAGTTGTTCTCGCCAGTCGTCCGAAGAAACGTAGTAGCAACGAATACCTTTTTCTACGGCCTTTCTGAGCAAGTCTCTGTCTCTCGTTATCAGGACACGGTTGGTTTCTTTGCAGAATTCGAGTATCTCTTCTTCGTCCATATCTGAAACGTAAGCCGTATCGAAACCGAGCAATCTGAGCTTTCTGGCCAGCTTTCCAAGCATTCTGTCAGCGAAGAACATTTTCAACCACCATCAAAAACATTGTACAACAACAAAAGCCCTCCGTGTGGAGGGCACATTTTCCAAGACTCACATCAAACAAACTTCTTGAGAAACTGCAAGCCCATGAGCAAACCTTTTTTCGATTTGTCCAAACTCCCTGCCCAGATGGGATCTTCGTGTTCTATGCTGATCACGAAATCGTATCCAACCTTCCTGAGGTTCAAAATGAAGCTGGGCCAATCTATCTCACCGAGACCGGGCATCCTGTAGATCCACCAGCTCTTGCCGTGTGCGTTGGTTCCAAAGTGTCCAAAAATGCTCTGTTCGTGCAACATATTTCTCTTGATTTCCACGTCCTTCGCGTGCACGTGGAAGATCCTTTCTGCGAACTCTTCCACCACCTTCAGATAGTCCACGCCCAGCCAGTAAAGGTGAGACGGATCGAGGTTCAGTCCGAAGGAACTTGGGGTGATCCTGAATATTTCTCTCCAGAGTTCTGGTGAATAGAAGATGTTTCCTATCTTCTCTTCGGCCTGCCAACCGACCATTGGGCAATTCTCTATCATGAGCTTGACGTTCTTGCTTTCGGCATAACTTATCAGCGGTTTAAAGACCTTTTCGAACTCCTTCAAATTCTCCTCGACGCTCTTTGTGATGTCCCTTCCTATGAAGGTCCCAACGAGTTCCACACCGAGCAAGTTCGCCACGTCGATGACCTTTTTCAAATGCTCATTTATCGCTCTTCTTTTCTCAAGGTTCGCATCCAGATTGTTGTCGTAGTAAGCCAGGGAGGAGATGATCAGACCGTGCTTTTCCAGAAGCGCTTTGATCCTTTCAGCGTGTTTTTCATCGAACTTGTCCACGTCGATCGTGGTTGAAGAAAAATCCCTCTCGTTCACCAAGGGCCAGGCAGCAACCTCCAACGCCTCGAAGCCAGCACTGCCAGCCCATTCGATGATCTCTTCGAATTTCGTATTCCCCAACGCGACCGTCAAGAATCCGATCTTCATCGCAACACCTCCAGCAAAGAGGCGGGCAGAAGCCCGCCTCAACCTCTCAGAACACTGAGTCTGGGAAGTAGTAGTCCTTCGCGTTCTCTCTGGTCACGGTCTCGGTGGAGAGTATGATCTTCCTCGGGATACCCTTCTGGTAGAAACCGTTCAGAGATTGACCCTTGAGACCCATCACTGCCAGGTTTATCGCCGTCGCGATCATGTTGGGTGGGTATGTGAAGTTCACTTCGATGAGTGGATGACCGTCCATGATCATCTTGACGATGTTCTTCTCGCAAGCTCCACCCACCAAGACGATATTCTTGTCTCTGCCAGCTTGTCTGAGGGCGATCAACACTCCATGTAGCATGTCGTCGTCCCCTGTCCAGACTGCATCGATCTGTGGGAACTTGGTGAGCAGAGTCTGCATGACTTCGAACGCCTTCTCCCTCGACCAATAGCCTGGTTGCTCTGCGATGATCTTCAGATCTGGATAAGGCGCTATGGCATCCTTGAAGGCCTTGACCCTTTCATCGTCGATCGTGGAAGGAATACCCCTGATCACGACAACGTTACCTTTACCCTTCAGCTTCTCAGCGATATACTTTCCGGCGAGATAGCCATACATGTAGTTGTCGCCAGCGATGTAGACGTTGTACTCTTCGGAGTTGATACCCCTATCGACTATGACCGTGTACACACCCTGTCTGAAGGCCTGAACACAGATGGGTGTGAGTGGAGCAGACTCGTACGGGTTGATGACCAGTGCGTTGATGCCGCGTGCGAGCAAGGCTTGTACTTGCGCGATCTGCTCGCTCGGTTCTCTGGCGGTCACCAGGTAGAACTCCACATCCGGATCGTTCTGGTACTGCTTGATCGCGTACTGTGCCCACCAGACCATACCACCGGTCCAACCGTGGTCCGCCGCCGGGATCGCGACTCCGATCTTGTACTTCGCCGCGAAGCTCACCAGCGTTAGGACCAGCATCAACACGACCAACAGCTTCTTCATACGAACACCTCCCTCTCTTTGCCCCAAAGGGGCGATCATTTTCTCAGATTCTGCAACAACACTGCCGCGATGATGATCAAACCCTTGACCATACCCTGCAGATACACCGCCACGTTCAACATCACCAACATGTTGTTGACGACTCCGAGTATCAAGGCACCGAAGAAAGTTCCGAAGATGGTGCCCTTACCACCGCTCAGACTCGTTCCACCGATGACTGCAGCTGCGATGGCGTCGAGCTCGAAACCAGAACCTGTGGACGAAGAACTGACGGAAGCCATCATGGATGACAACAGGATGGCGGATGTCGCCACAGAAACGCCACTGATGATGTACGTGATCGTTCTGATCGTATCCACCTTTATCGCGGAATACACTGCGGCGGTCTCGTTCGCCCCGACGGCGTACACGTACCTGCCGAATCTGGTTTTGTCCAAAACGATGTACGCCAGCACCGCATAGACAACAAACACGATCATGGGCAGAGGTAAACCTGCAACGAACTTCATTCCGAAGCTCGAGAAGGTGCGAGAAAAGCTCATGTAGACTCCTCCGTTTGCAAAGTTCAGCACCAAGGATCTGTATATCGCCATACCACCGAGCGTTGTGATGAACGCGGGAATCTTTCCTTTCGTGGTCAAAAGTCCCATGCCCAGACCAAGCAGTGCGGCAAGAGCGTAGGTGAGCAGGATCGAAGCCAACGTTGGTCCAACACCGTTGCCCAACTTGTTGCTCGTGGTGATAGCGAAGGCCCCCAGGAGCGC
This window contains:
- a CDS encoding flagellar basal body P-ring protein FlgI, which gives rise to MHFSLPSPDSCCEVVGVRKIFLVLTLTLTCIAFSTARIKDIANFRGVRDNQLFGIGIVVGLNGTGDSGKISSTVLSNIAKTLGVTMNPEDIKTRNSAMVMVIADIPAFFKEGMRLDVVVASIGDAKSLEGGILLQTPLFGADGNVYAVAQGSVSVGGAEVKVSANLQSKYKVVGFIPSGAIVEREIPFEFAQSNSVTLHLKRPDFTTAARVAQAINTTFERRIAKAIDASTIKIDVPSAFEDDVISFLALVEEIEVSVDMPARVVVNEKTGTVVFGGNIKILDFTLSYGVFNVTIKNGKLPEQETEATVGALVSALKSLGATPQDIIAILESMHKAGVLLAELVVM
- the prfA gene encoding peptide chain release factor 1 → MKELVKSLVEKAKERLQELQIELARADIDVEEMKRLSIEYSKLEEIVQLHEGLEELERDIEFWQQVIAEDPSAEKELAETKQEHEQKLSQLISLLLPSDDYDSIIMEIRAGTGGEEAALFAADLYRMYSRYAERKGWEVELADFHDTGLGGFKEVVLFVRGKSVYKHLKWESGVHRVQRIPITESSGRIHTSTATVAILPEVTTVEVQIDPKDLEIDTFKASGHGGQYVNKTESAVRITHLPTGITVSCQSERSQHQNREKALAILRAKLFQLKQEELMQKISQQRKSQIKTAERSEKIRTYNFPQNRVTDHRIDYTSYRLKEILDGDLDELVSKLLEFELAETAKRILS
- a CDS encoding type IV pilus twitching motility protein PilT; protein product: MIDIHSLVSEAFAKGASDVHLSVGVPPIYRIDGVLVVQKQYAPVSAKDLLDAVQKIFEQLNITRSEDKKEVDFAFSVGDKIRVRGNLYHERKNPALALRLITSRIRTFSELGLPEILKDFANRDSGLILVAGPTGSGKSTTLAAMIDYINENFPYHIITIEDPIEYVFTNKRSIIHQRELGQDTNSFYDGLKYALRQDPDVILVGEMRDLETMALALTAAETGHLVLSTIHTNSAASAPERIIDVFPAHQQKQIALQVANTLIAIVYQRLLRHASGRGVVPVLEILVGTTAVKNLIRENKLHQIESIMQASAKQGMILFDDALLKAYFSGLIDKNQLYEYCRNPEEMRRKIG
- the ileS gene encoding isoleucine--tRNA ligase gives rise to the protein MDYRETLNLPNTAFPMRANLVEKEPQILERWKRIDIHRYILKTRENRPAFVLHDGPPYANGAIHIGTAMNKILKDMVMRYKTLRGFKVPYVPGWDTHGLPIEHRVTSMLKEKVEKMTPQEIRRECEKFAKEQIEIQKRQFQRLGVIGDWENYYATLEPEYEYRVYTVLKKFVEDGYVYREKKPVLWCFTCGTALAQAEIEYRDHVSPSIYVKFKMKDSDEYIVIWTTTPWTLPANTGIAVHPEETYVRLNVDSEIWIIAERLLEQFASEIGLKHYSVLEKFSGRLLEGRIAISPLSQRDSRIILADFVDMETGTGCVHVAPGHGEEDYEYGYKIYKLDVLSPVDEKGRFTGEAGKYEGLNVFDANKIIMEDLKSLGVLLHASTITHSYPHCWRCKNPVIFRATEQWFISIDKNDLRKKLLEQIDMVEWIPDWGKNRIAAMIEERPDWCISRQRVWGIPIPAFRCKSCGHVNLDPQLIEHFASIVRQKGTNAWFETSEKELLPDGYACKNCGSNDLEKTYDTLDVWIDSGASFEAVLNARPELTFPADMYLEGSDQHRGWFNSSLVLSVVKHGQPPYRTVLTHGFIKDEEGKKMSKSLGNVVDPLEVCSKYGADVLRLWLASSDYFNDIRISYNILKQQVEVYKKIRNTIRYLLGNLYDFTPKDVVPYEKLLPVDKWALGRLQQIIKTVTEAYESYEISKVYNILVKYCSVELSAVYLDIVKDRLYVEGKNSLKRRSAQTVLREILRSLLIMLSPIITFTCEEAYSHLCSEDRRFETIHAESWPEYRKDWIDERLMQDFEKLFEVRDIALKSLEDARQADLIGHSLDAKLTLKIGDEKLFSLLQKYRDVLEEIFIVSQVELEKGEERIQVLVSKAEGQKCERCWKYHPLTNSDGRFPGICPRCVSVLEGERK
- a CDS encoding response regulator, translating into MSKAKILVVDDEENIRFLLSEELTDEGYEVETAMNAEECLQKCNEKPFDLVVLDIEMPGKNGIEVAGELRKQQPGLKIVLLTAYSHYKYDLSSWAADAYVVKSADLTELKRTIEELLNL
- a CDS encoding sensor histidine kinase, whose amino-acid sequence is MRFFDLIMEFLESGYQSHAMDKLAHLLCEEVQAEACDVFLFEDYKSQFRLVGSTHGQERVGQEKFGRDELEKLESCFLLEHDANVIGAVVLKKVKKTEALQELLKELSKTLWVAEKIVSMRETMEKYELLSELTDVFHSCGDPDSLLKGTLSVMKKALNAEAVLYLVKDKEGYIFKDAEGVDKNQLIYERLPANHSFVTKVEKSERGIVLTKTQLDFLGIKVKSAIACAARLGDTILGIIIAVNKIAPTGYRSRYSFDELDLATLNDMVKRYSLAHTRVEYQQSLKEQIERLTLSTKEYERLIQQQQEYLKKMDLVHSLSNAMRASYDLVNVYKILLLGLTSGRGFAFNRALLLIRDRKTDTLVGKMWLGPEDGENIEEIWKEAEKRAMIYGDFSQYLREEAMILDAKGGLTARIDGRMFHYKDHPILERVVLRRRIIHVTPSLLESFEPSVRDLVNLLGVDEFLVLPLVGRWDTIGVVVLDNKFTKKPISEVDIEVLRIVVDSAGLAIENVMNYEELRKKTDSLEKQKNVIDYLHRFTENILQNLSTGIAVIDKNGRILQCNRMFSNIVGLPQERIAGEHYFELGAVFQDLLGVAMTVQERREAVELSEYRIEGPQGEIFLNVKYSPLWDPMNETITGVIVTLEDVTQKVRMEQEQKEREKLMLLGEVAARVAHELRNPITVIGGFINRARRNLSNTQTVEKYLDVISKEVENLERIVTEILEFSKPKSILEFTRFDMNELIEEVVYIMQEKAKKANVIIETKLSSAAEVVADRAKLKRVLINLVQNAIEASPPNGKIVVRSFQEADRVVVSVFNMGEPLSDKELRKIFTPFYTTKTQGTGLGLPICKKIVEDEHGGRIWAEPKNNGMEFFFEIPVKGGKENVQG
- a CDS encoding DUF5615 family PIN-like protein; the encoded protein is MFFADRMLGKLARKLRLLGFDTAYVSDMDEEEILEFCKETNRVLITRDRDLLRKAVEKGIRCYYVSSDDWREQLVELSKKIDLKNSKRMSRCSLCNAELVRASEEEIKAKVPLYVQQTQNEFYSCPVCGRVYWAGSHVEHAETLFRRLGL